The following are encoded in a window of Cervus canadensis isolate Bull #8, Minnesota chromosome 11, ASM1932006v1, whole genome shotgun sequence genomic DNA:
- the LOC122450414 gene encoding olfactory receptor 51I2-like, with translation MGGVLYNSSELPTFTLPGLPELENSQHWMFLFLGTLYIVSIVGNGLILFIVKEEQSLHQPMYYFLSLLSVNDLGVSFSTLPTVLATFCFQLRKISFDSCMAQMFFIHFFSLMESGVLLVMSFDRYVAICKPLCYTTMLRVSRVVCMGLWVITRSFCMVFPLPFLLKRLTFCKANVLSHAYCLHSDLIHLPCGDITINNIFGLFTVMSTFGLDSALILFSYVLILRSVLAIESREERFKTLNTCVSHLCAVIIFYIPMVGVSMTARYGRHAPRFVHTVLSLIYLFMPPKLNPVIYSIKTKEIRRQLGRMLVGTKC, from the coding sequence ATGGGAGGTGTCCTCTACAACAGCTCAGAGTTGCCAACTTTCACCCTCCCAGGGCTCCCAGAGCTGGAGAACTCCCAACACTGGATGTTCTTGTTCCTCGGTACCCTCTACATTGTCTCCATTGTGGGCAATGGCCTTATCCTTTTCATTGTCAAGGAGGAGCAGAGTTTGCATCAGCCTATGTACTACTTCCTGTCCCTGCTCTCAGTTAATGATCTAGGTGTGTCTTTCTCCACACTGCCCACTGTGCTCGCCACATTTTGCTTCCAATTAAGGAAGATCAGCTTTGATTCCTGCATGGCTCAAATGTTCTTTATCCACTTCTTCTCTTTGATGGAGTCTGGGGTCCTGCTGGTTATGAGTtttgaccgctatgtggccatctgtaagcctCTGTGCTACACCACCATGCTCAGAGTTTCCCGTGTTGTATGCATGGGCTTGTGGGTAATCACCCGCAGTTTCTGCATggtttttcctctgcctttccttctgAAGAGATTGACCTTCTGCAAGGCGAATGTACTGTCCCATGCCTACTGCCTTCATTCAGATCTCATCCACCTTCCCTGTGGTGACATCACCATCAACAATATTTTTGGTCTCTTCACTGTCATGTCTACCTTTGGCCTGGACTCTGCACTCATTCTCTTCTCCTATGTGCTCATCCTGCGCTCTGTACTTGCCATTGAATCTCGGGAGGAACGGTTCAAGACACTCAACACTTGTGTGTCACATCTGTGTGCTGTGATCATCTTCTATATTCCCATGGTTGGTGTCTCCATGACTGCCCGCTATGGAAGGCATGCCCCCCGGTTTGTGCACACAGTCTTGTCCCTCATTTATCTCTTTATGCCTCCCAAGCTCAACCCTGTCATCTATTCCATCAAAACCAAAGAGATTAGAAGGCAGCTTGGTCGAATGCTAGTGGGAACCAAGTGTTAA